A stretch of Dasania marina DSM 21967 DNA encodes these proteins:
- a CDS encoding DksA/TraR family C4-type zinc finger protein, whose translation MAGGFAKDGAVQEQIDASITDEINRARSRLPQGESALCCDDCDKAIPEARRLAVPGVRLCIGCQELADKAQTASAGYNRRGSKDSQLR comes from the coding sequence TGGCTGGGGGTTTTGCTAAAGATGGCGCTGTGCAAGAGCAGATAGACGCCAGTATTACTGATGAGATTAATCGCGCCCGCAGCCGTTTGCCGCAAGGTGAGAGCGCCCTATGCTGTGATGACTGTGACAAGGCTATACCTGAAGCGCGTCGCCTAGCCGTGCCGGGGGTGCGTTTGTGTATAGGCTGCCAAGAGCTGGCTGATAAAGCACAAACCGCCAGTGCCGGCTATAACCGCAGAGGCAGCAAGGATAGCCAGTTGCGTTAG
- a CDS encoding MOSC domain-containing protein, whose translation MKAQQRLFARYAQHLPPGTLRWIGLRPKHRAAMLSVANCLALKELGLEGDHRSSKTPGSGRQVTLISKEFIQQIAQHRQLSHLDPAMLRRNLVIEGININALRHQQFTIGEVLFEATALCHPCSRMEQALGKGGVAAMLGYGGLCCKILSSGTIKVGDSLKVIVAQPELF comes from the coding sequence ATGAAAGCCCAACAACGCCTATTTGCCCGCTACGCCCAGCATCTTCCCCCTGGCACTTTGCGCTGGATAGGTTTGCGGCCCAAACACCGCGCAGCCATGCTGAGTGTAGCGAATTGCCTAGCATTAAAAGAGTTAGGTTTGGAGGGCGATCACCGCAGCAGTAAAACCCCGGGGTCTGGTCGACAAGTGACGTTAATATCGAAAGAGTTTATTCAACAAATTGCACAGCACCGCCAGTTAAGCCATTTAGACCCCGCTATGCTGCGCCGTAACCTAGTAATAGAAGGCATAAATATTAACGCCCTGCGCCACCAGCAATTCACCATAGGCGAGGTATTGTTTGAAGCCACCGCCCTCTGCCACCCCTGTTCACGTATGGAGCAAGCCTTGGGTAAAGGTGGTGTTGCCGCCATGCTGGGCTATGGTGGCCTGTGCTGCAAAATTTTAAGCAGTGGCACTATTAAGGTGGGTGATAGCCTTAAGGTAATAGTTGCCCAGCCAGAATTATTTTAA